The genome window AAATCAGAGACTAGTCACCGGTTGCTGTACTTTTAATAATAGAACATCCAAGAATCGAACAGAAGAGAAACATAATACTCTATGGTAATTTTAATAAGAGGAATAAAACGAATTCTCTTAACTGCACAGCGCCGAATACGTGGATCATTGGGTATAAACACTCAATAGTATCATTTATATGTAGTTAGTAGAATATGCACTTACACCAACGACAATAGCACCACCGATGAGAAAGTATCGTAAACAAGTGAGCATCCGTGCCAtcacagattaaaaaatttaaaaaagaagtatCACTTGAATAACATGTACAAAGAACTAACTTAACTGTAGAGAAAACAAGAAATGTCACGGTTGAACAACCATCACCACGGTTACCAAGCGCAAACCTCTGACTCGAACTGTCTTTCGGTGTATAGAGCACTGATCACAAAATGCAACCGACTACGTGCTATTTGCTTTATCGATGAACCGAGTTTTGTCATTGTGTCAACTCCTTTGCACGCATCCCATACCGTAATAATTTCCCTTCGATTATTATTCTCATTTCAGCTACTTTTGTTTAGTGTGAATATAAACGCTATCGATAAAAGCACATTGAGAACAAAAATAATGAAGGCGATAGGTATTGCATTTCAGCTTTTTCTGTGCTTGAACTATTCTTGTATCCATTATCAGTAGGCTATTTTATTTGTAAGATTAGAAGTTAGAAGTTCTAATAAATTATATACTGAGGGATCAAcagttttattttattgtattaATTTTCCAAGTACAATAACCTATTAATATTGGACATGTTCAACCACAGGAATATAGAAGAGGTAGGAAAGACACAGATCTATAACAGAGATTCTCTGGTAATACATACAAGATTGAGTTCAAGTTACATTGTTGGTAACTAAGTTTTAACTAAATGATCGATAGAGTAGGTGACCAATATCCATTGAATGCATGTTCCACCACAGATAAGATACACAATAGACGTTTCACACACATGTGCCTGGTTCATTTGTTCGTACTTGTACGTTCAATGGCATATAAATCTAATTTTTCGATGAattgtatttaataaataataatttcttcATTGATTCGATAACATGTTATAAAGGCTAAATAACAATGGCTAGTATAATCTAGCATTACAATCGCGCAACTACAGACCATAAGCTAAAAAGAAGGAGAAAGGATTACATTTAATTATATTGGCATTACGTATTTTCCTAAAATGGAGTGAATTAGTGTACATATTTGTGATTACTTTCTGTTTGAATCATTCACCATTAAGTttcgaataactcatgttaataaaatttgtatttctaTTTTTGGTTGATATCCCAGATGAGATTTGTCAAAGTGTTCGTAAATAATTCTCTATAATTGCTACTTAGAGATTCTGCAAAAAATCAAATAATGGCCATGGATCCAGAAAAAATTGACGTTTCCAACTTATCTGACGTTGTTTTAAACGAAAACAGTAGTACTGATACGCAAGTATGTAACGCGAAATATTATATTAGGATTTTGTATTTGTAGACACGAAATGATTTTAGGGTCTGCAACCGAAAAAACGACCGAAACGCATATTGCATTTTTCGGATGGTGATTTAGAAGAATATTCGGAAGATGAAACAGATGCTCCAGAAGAGAATATAACAACCAATCATATAGACCCAGTTAAGTTTTGTTTATAACCATGTATTGTATTAGCATTTCTAACCTTTACAATAATTAAAGGTCCCTGTAATATATCCTATATCGAATTACAAAATGAAATTTGCAGAAGACACTTAATTGGATACCTTGGGCTTGGTATCAAACATCATGGTTTGGTACTAAACTATTGGATGGTTGTGATTATGCAGGTGAATGGTTGGCTAATTTTTTCGGCATTACAGCTCCAAAATATCAATTCGAAATTAATGAGTTCTATAGACTTCAGGCTCTTGAAAATGAAATGACCCACAAGCAGGATTTAGAAATGGGTGGGTGGAATGAACATAACAAAAATAATCTTATACATGATAATagcaaacagtgaaataataatttatatttcgcaatatttatttatagaatTGTTCACTTTGTATTAATTAACATCATTTTGTTTTAACGTTAcgtgtatttaaaaaatgtttcactTTTTTGAAGCTTCATAGTATATCAATGTTGTTACATACATGTGTAATagtataaaaaatttaaaaaatactatCAAAATGTATTTGATTAATGGAAAATTAATATCATAAACACATGTTCAagtatacaaatattttatgaataGCTTAACAATACTGTGGAAATTTAAATCTTGAAAAAATATACAAGTTAGACTGAACTGCTTAATTGTTTCAT of Colletes latitarsis isolate SP2378_abdomen chromosome 3, iyColLati1, whole genome shotgun sequence contains these proteins:
- the LOC143340252 gene encoding protein FAM177A1 isoform X4 translates to MRKYRKQGLQPKKRPKRILHFSDGDLEEYSEDETDAPEENITTNHIDPKTLNWIPWAWYQTSWFGTKLLDGCDYAGEWLANFFGITAPKYQFEINEFYRLQALENEMTHKQDLEMGGWNEHNKNNLIHDNSKQ
- the LOC143340252 gene encoding uncharacterized protein LOC143340252 isoform X1, translating into MHVPPQIRYTIDVSHTCAWFICSYLDSAKNQIMAMDPEKIDVSNLSDVVLNENSSTDTQGLQPKKRPKRILHFSDGDLEEYSEDETDAPEENITTNHIDPKTLNWIPWAWYQTSWFGTKLLDGCDYAGEWLANFFGITAPKYQFEINEFYRLQALENEMTHKQDLEMGGWNEHNKNNLIHDNSKQ
- the LOC143340252 gene encoding protein FAM177A1 isoform X3, yielding MFNHRNIEEGLQPKKRPKRILHFSDGDLEEYSEDETDAPEENITTNHIDPKTLNWIPWAWYQTSWFGTKLLDGCDYAGEWLANFFGITAPKYQFEINEFYRLQALENEMTHKQDLEMGGWNEHNKNNLIHDNSKQ
- the LOC143340252 gene encoding protein FAM177A1 isoform X2, whose product is MAMDPEKIDVSNLSDVVLNENSSTDTQGLQPKKRPKRILHFSDGDLEEYSEDETDAPEENITTNHIDPKTLNWIPWAWYQTSWFGTKLLDGCDYAGEWLANFFGITAPKYQFEINEFYRLQALENEMTHKQDLEMGGWNEHNKNNLIHDNSKQ